The sequence TGCGGCTGACCGTGGCCAGGGCAAGATCCAGGTGGTTTCCCAGTTCCTGGCGGGTCAGACCGATGGAGAACTCCTCTCCGGAAAAACCGCGGAAAGCATAACGGCGGGACAGGTCGAGCAAAAAAGCGGCCAAGCGTTCCTCGGCCGGCTTCTTGATGAAGACGGTCTGATCACACTGGCTGGTGATGGCGTCGCTGGCATGACGCAGCATTTCCCCGAGCATTTTCGGGATGCGGAAGCAGATACGGGAGATTTCCCTGGCCGGGAGTTCGCAATAGCTGACCGTGTCCAACGCCTGGGCGGAACAGCGGTAGCGGTTGTCCGCCAGGGCGTCGAAGCCGACCACCTCCCCAGGAAGCAGAACCTGGAGAATGTGTTCCTCGCCCTGCTCGTCCTGATAGATCAACTTGGCGGTGCCGGATTTGATGGCGATCAGGCCGTGGAAAGGATCGGCGGCACGGAACAGGAACTCTCCCTTCCGTAGCACTTTGCGGCGTTCGACCACATCTTCCAGCTGACTGACTTCCTCGCGGGTCAACCCTCGGGGGAAGCATACGGTGCTGAAACCGCAATTGTGACAGGTGACTTCCAGTTTTTTGTGCAAAGTCGTCATGTACCC comes from Methylomarinovum tepidoasis and encodes:
- a CDS encoding helix-turn-helix domain-containing protein, whose product is MTTLHKKLEVTCHNCGFSTVCFPRGLTREEVSQLEDVVERRKVLRKGEFLFRAADPFHGLIAIKSGTAKLIYQDEQGEEHILQVLLPGEVVGFDALADNRYRCSAQALDTVSYCELPAREISRICFRIPKMLGEMLRHASDAITSQCDQTVFIKKPAEERLAAFLLDLSRRYAFRGFSGEEFSIGLTRQELGNHLDLALATVSRTLKQFEREGWIELDGKRVRILDRDALSRLVSG